In one Musa acuminata AAA Group cultivar baxijiao chromosome BXJ2-5, Cavendish_Baxijiao_AAA, whole genome shotgun sequence genomic region, the following are encoded:
- the LOC103984277 gene encoding plant-specific TFIIB-related protein 1 isoform X2: protein MVRMRCPYCSGTARRCATTPSGRCVTECCSCGRVVEERQLHTHHLFSLRAFDNPLPLVTPDLLHLPFPPPPPSPSPCAATADDEEDPFHPTGFITAFSTWSLEPSPLFVRSASSFAGHLAELERTLDSSSSSSSSSGSDASGGPLVSMDHLRAYLQILEVSSILGLDHDIADHAFQLFRDCSSTTCLRNRSIEALATAALVQAIREAQEPRTLQEISTASNLPQKEIGKYIKILGEALKLSQPINSNSIAVHMPRFCTLLQLNKSAQELAAHIGEVVVNKCFCTRRNPISISAAAIYLACQLEDKRKTQAEICKVTGLTEVTLRKVYKELLENWDDLLPPNYTPAVPPEKAFPMTTITSGRSSTSKVDVVDLYHLNANHDKDKHPETVKPSKAFDSMECSHTVTMKETEKKSNSHVRTSFDSRDLNQGAFCQPQQVPFGMFSCKLETEKDRKDDQGIINLNETESSLLEYEGSKDLKICDSAPQMAQTSVPSSSKRM from the exons ATGGTGCGCATGCGGTGCCCCTACTGCAGCGGCACGGCGCGGCGGTGCGCCACCACCCCCTCCGGCCGCTGCGTCACCGAGTGCTGCTCCTGCGGCCGCGTGGTGGAGGAGCGCCAGCTCCACACCCACCACCTCTTTTCGCTGCGCGCCTTCGACAATCCCCTCCCCCTCGTCACTCCCGACCTCCTCCACCTCCCCTTTCCCCCacctcccccctccccctccccctgtgCCGCCACCGCCGACGACGAGGAGGACCCCTTCCACCCCACCGGCTTCATCACCGCCTTCTCCACCTGGTCCCTGGAGCCTTCCCCCCTTTTCGTCCGCTCCGCCTCCTCCTTTGCCGGCCACCTCGCGGAGCTCGAGCGCACCctcgattcctcctcctcctcctcttcttcctctggctCTGATGCCTCCGGCGGGCCTCTCGTCTCCATGGACCACCTTCGGGCTTACCTCCAGATCTTGGAGGTCTCATCCATCCTGGGGCTGGACCACGACATTGCCGACCACGCCTTCCAGCTATTCCGGGACTGCTCCTCCACCACCTGCCTCCGCAACCGCAGCATCGAGGCCCTGGCGACGGCTGCGCTTGTACAGGCCATCCGTGAGGCCCAGGAGCCACGAACCCTCCAG GAAATATCTACAGCAAGCAACCTTCCTCAAAAAGAAATTGGCAAGTACATCAAGATTCTTGGGGAAGCTCTGAAACTTAGCCAGCCCATTAATAGCAATTCAATTGCAGTTCACATGCCTAGGTTTTGCACGCTACTCCAACTTAATAAATCAGCTCAG GAACTCGCAGCTCATATTGGAGAAGTTGTCGTGAATAAATGCTTTTGTACTCGTCGGAACCCAATTAGCATCTCAGCTGCTGCCATCTACCTAGCATGTCAACTGGAAGATAAACGTAAAACCCAGGCTGAAATTTGTAAAGTGACTGGTTTAACAGAGGTCACTCTTCGTAAAGTGTACAAAGAGCTTTTGGAGAATTGGGATGATTTGCTCCCACCTAACTATACTCCTGCAGTGCCTCCAGAGAAGGCTTTTCCAATGACTACAATCACCTCGGGTCGTTCTTCAACTTCCAAAGTGGATGTGGTCGATCTTTACCATTTGAatgcaaatcatgacaaagacaaGCACCCAGAAACTGTTAAACCAAGTAAAGCTTTTGATTCTATGGAGTGTAGTCATACAGTCACAATGAAGGAGACAGAGAAAAAAAGCAATTCTCATGTCCGTACATCATTTGATTCCCGGGACTTGAATCAGGGAGCGTTCTGCCAACCACAGCAGGTTCCTTTTGGAATGTTTTCCTGTAAGCTAGAGACAGAGAAGGATCGGAAGGATGATCAAGGCATCATCAATCTTAATGAAACTGAGTCCAGCCTATTGGAGTATGAAGGCAGCAAGGACTTGAAAATTTGTGATTCTGCTCCACAAATGGCTCAAACATCAGTTCCCTCATCCTCAAAAAG GATGTGA
- the LOC103984277 gene encoding plant-specific TFIIB-related protein 1 isoform X1 yields MVRMRCPYCSGTARRCATTPSGRCVTECCSCGRVVEERQLHTHHLFSLRAFDNPLPLVTPDLLHLPFPPPPPSPSPCAATADDEEDPFHPTGFITAFSTWSLEPSPLFVRSASSFAGHLAELERTLDSSSSSSSSSGSDASGGPLVSMDHLRAYLQILEVSSILGLDHDIADHAFQLFRDCSSTTCLRNRSIEALATAALVQAIREAQEPRTLQEISTASNLPQKEIGKYIKILGEALKLSQPINSNSIAVHMPRFCTLLQLNKSAQELAAHIGEVVVNKCFCTRRNPISISAAAIYLACQLEDKRKTQAEICKVTGLTEVTLRKVYKELLENWDDLLPPNYTPAVPPEKAFPMTTITSGRSSTSKVDVVDLYHLNANHDKDKHPETVKPSKAFDSMECSHTVTMKETEKKSNSHVRTSFDSRDLNQGAFCQPQQVPFGMFSCKLETEKDRKDDQGIINLNETESSLLEYEGSKDLKICDSAPQMAQTSVPSSSKRYTSPWHLNAPPAVSGYYSRFEKQHIGVDFASGSREIGKSGSNDADGHYHKEEN; encoded by the exons ATGGTGCGCATGCGGTGCCCCTACTGCAGCGGCACGGCGCGGCGGTGCGCCACCACCCCCTCCGGCCGCTGCGTCACCGAGTGCTGCTCCTGCGGCCGCGTGGTGGAGGAGCGCCAGCTCCACACCCACCACCTCTTTTCGCTGCGCGCCTTCGACAATCCCCTCCCCCTCGTCACTCCCGACCTCCTCCACCTCCCCTTTCCCCCacctcccccctccccctccccctgtgCCGCCACCGCCGACGACGAGGAGGACCCCTTCCACCCCACCGGCTTCATCACCGCCTTCTCCACCTGGTCCCTGGAGCCTTCCCCCCTTTTCGTCCGCTCCGCCTCCTCCTTTGCCGGCCACCTCGCGGAGCTCGAGCGCACCctcgattcctcctcctcctcctcttcttcctctggctCTGATGCCTCCGGCGGGCCTCTCGTCTCCATGGACCACCTTCGGGCTTACCTCCAGATCTTGGAGGTCTCATCCATCCTGGGGCTGGACCACGACATTGCCGACCACGCCTTCCAGCTATTCCGGGACTGCTCCTCCACCACCTGCCTCCGCAACCGCAGCATCGAGGCCCTGGCGACGGCTGCGCTTGTACAGGCCATCCGTGAGGCCCAGGAGCCACGAACCCTCCAG GAAATATCTACAGCAAGCAACCTTCCTCAAAAAGAAATTGGCAAGTACATCAAGATTCTTGGGGAAGCTCTGAAACTTAGCCAGCCCATTAATAGCAATTCAATTGCAGTTCACATGCCTAGGTTTTGCACGCTACTCCAACTTAATAAATCAGCTCAG GAACTCGCAGCTCATATTGGAGAAGTTGTCGTGAATAAATGCTTTTGTACTCGTCGGAACCCAATTAGCATCTCAGCTGCTGCCATCTACCTAGCATGTCAACTGGAAGATAAACGTAAAACCCAGGCTGAAATTTGTAAAGTGACTGGTTTAACAGAGGTCACTCTTCGTAAAGTGTACAAAGAGCTTTTGGAGAATTGGGATGATTTGCTCCCACCTAACTATACTCCTGCAGTGCCTCCAGAGAAGGCTTTTCCAATGACTACAATCACCTCGGGTCGTTCTTCAACTTCCAAAGTGGATGTGGTCGATCTTTACCATTTGAatgcaaatcatgacaaagacaaGCACCCAGAAACTGTTAAACCAAGTAAAGCTTTTGATTCTATGGAGTGTAGTCATACAGTCACAATGAAGGAGACAGAGAAAAAAAGCAATTCTCATGTCCGTACATCATTTGATTCCCGGGACTTGAATCAGGGAGCGTTCTGCCAACCACAGCAGGTTCCTTTTGGAATGTTTTCCTGTAAGCTAGAGACAGAGAAGGATCGGAAGGATGATCAAGGCATCATCAATCTTAATGAAACTGAGTCCAGCCTATTGGAGTATGAAGGCAGCAAGGACTTGAAAATTTGTGATTCTGCTCCACAAATGGCTCAAACATCAGTTCCCTCATCCTCAAAAAGGTACACAAGTCCATGGCATTTGAATGCACCACCAGCTGTTTCAGGGTATTATTCTCGGTTTGAAAAGCAACATATAGGCGTTGACTTTGCATCTGGATCTAGAGAGATTGGGAAAAGTGGGAGCAATGATGCTGATGGCCACTACCACAAGGAAGAGAATTAG